In the genome of Ananas comosus cultivar F153 linkage group 11, ASM154086v1, whole genome shotgun sequence, one region contains:
- the LOC109717181 gene encoding uncharacterized protein LOC109717181 codes for MKALYRHQMDFSSVKAALLSLMICDLLWISCIEAKRWRLTEEEDAKLETQLKILNKPYVKSFKVANGDIIDCVDIYKQPAFDHPLLKNHTLQLRPSSAIKNAVSGPSGKGKHELGVKESCPEGYVPIRRTRKEDLIRAKKYAQHLQLKRSNHVQSNSRAGNHYAIFGWFGDSLRFYGAEALMDVYNLPGVLDDQSSSAQIILEKGDGGPEDYINTIQVGWNVDYKLNGDNLTRFFVYWTSDGYQKTGCNNQLCPGYVQVSQKFFPGNILQPGRGAIRLRVLRDPSNLNWYVLTSDETVGYFPKEIFNNMADSNQIEMGGIVHTPPSELSSPPMGNGAYPDRWRSACEFKQIGFFDGSANSHPPTTTAYHYHDAPSLYGLSTPKNFGGDDGYTFQFGGPGGVLQPPL; via the exons ATGAAAGCATTGTATCGACACCAAATGGACTTCAGCAGTGTTAAGGCCGCATTACTATCTCTGATGATCTGTGATCTTCTTTGGATTAGCTGCATCGAAGCAAAACGATGGCGTCTGACGGAGGAAGAAGACGCAAAATTAGAGACACAATTGAAGATCCTCAACAAACCCTATGTTAAATCCTTTAAG GTTGCAAACGGGGATATTATTGATTGTGTTGACATCTATAAACAACCGGCTTTTGATCATCCTCTCTTAAAAAATCACACGCTTCAG CTGCGACCAAGTTCAGCTATTAAGAATGCGGTCAGTGGACCGTCAGGAAAAGGAAAGCATGAGCTTGGCGTAAAGGAAAGTTGCCCAGAAGGGTATGTTCCTATAAGGCGTACTCGGAAAGAAGACTTGATAAGAGCAAAAAAGTATGCTCAACACCTTCAACTTAAAAGATCAAATCATGTACAGTCAAACAGCCGTGCCGGAAATCAT TATGCGATCTTCGGCTGGTTTGGCGATTCGCTGAGGTTCTACGGTGCAGAGGCTCTTATGGATGTGTACAATCTTCCAGGGGTCTTAGATGATCAATCATCCTCGGCACAAATAATCCTTGAGAAAGGAGATGGTGGTCCTGAGGATTACATAAACACCATCCAAGTTGGATGGAAT GTAGACTACAAACTCAATGGTGATAACCTTACTCGTTTCTTCGTTTATTGGACT TCAGATGGTTATCAGAAGACAGGTTGCAACAATCAACTGTGCCCGGGATATGTACAAGTCAGTCAGAAATTTTTCCCAGGCAATATTCTTCAGCCAGGGCGAGGAGCTATCAGACTAAGAGTTCTGAGA gatccatcaaatttaaattggtacGTGCTGACTTCAGATGAAACAGTAGGGTATTTTCCGAAGGAAATCTTCAACAACATGGCAGATTCCAACCAAATCGAGATGGGCGGAATCGTCCACACGCCGCCGAGCGAGCTTTCGAGCCCGCCCATGGGCAACGGCGCTTATCCTGACAGATGGAGAAGCGCTTGCGAGTTCAAACAAATTGGCTTCTTCGATGGATCCGCGAACAGCCATCCACCGACTACTACTGCTTACCACTATCACGATGCCCCATCTCTGTACGGTCTCTCTACGCCCAAGAACTTCGGCGGCGACGACGGATACACGTTCCAATTTGGAGGACCAGGAGGAGTCCTTCAACCTCCGTTATGA